Proteins encoded together in one Planctomycetia bacterium window:
- a CDS encoding 2-dehydro-3-deoxyglucarate aldolase: MRINTVKRKLREGKPSFGTWLSLGDLVATRVLARAGYDWLTLDIEHAAIDWSQAAMIFAAVADAGGIPLARVPQGSHDYIKRVLDAGAWGIVVPMVDTVEQAQIAIRAAHYPPFGNRSIGGGMHSMNFNTTADEYYKKWNDEVLVILQTESPTGVKNAEAIYSLEGVDAIFVGPNDLRWQMKKMGEPDPTEAEFEALLDEVVRVGKKVGCPTGMHTMDPQSALKRSAQGMQFIAVGSDLRFMTQQAQATLKALNPEQSQKELAKY, from the coding sequence ATGCGCATCAATACCGTCAAACGTAAACTTCGCGAAGGGAAACCTTCTTTCGGCACTTGGCTTTCCCTCGGCGATCTCGTCGCGACTCGCGTCCTCGCGCGCGCTGGGTACGATTGGCTAACGCTCGACATCGAACATGCCGCGATCGATTGGTCGCAAGCGGCGATGATCTTCGCGGCGGTCGCCGACGCCGGGGGTATTCCGCTGGCGCGCGTGCCGCAAGGGAGCCACGACTATATCAAGCGCGTGCTCGACGCCGGAGCGTGGGGTATCGTCGTGCCGATGGTCGATACGGTCGAGCAGGCACAGATCGCGATCCGCGCGGCGCATTACCCGCCGTTCGGCAACCGGAGCATCGGCGGCGGCATGCACTCGATGAACTTCAACACGACGGCCGACGAGTATTACAAGAAGTGGAACGACGAAGTCCTCGTCATTCTTCAAACAGAGAGCCCGACCGGCGTGAAGAACGCCGAAGCGATCTACTCGCTCGAAGGGGTCGATGCGATCTTCGTCGGGCCGAACGACCTCCGTTGGCAGATGAAGAAGATGGGCGAGCCGGACCCGACCGAGGCGGAATTCGAAGCGCTGCTCGACGAGGTCGTGCGGGTCGGAAAAAAGGTCGGCTGCCCGACCGGCATGCACACGATGGACCCGCAATCTGCCCTCAAGCGCTCGGCGCAAGGCATGCAGTTCATCGCCGTCGGAAGCGACCTGCGCTTCATGACGCAGCAGGCACAGGCGACGCTTAAGGCGCTCAATCCCGAGCAGTCGCAGAAGGAATTGGCGAAGTACTAG
- a CDS encoding nucleotide pyrophosphohydrolase encodes MYFEKDRARGIDGTFMWLMEEIGELASCLRNGTHEERLGEFADVIAWLTTIANVAGVDLNEAVMLKYGSGCPGCRLFICTCDNAEKP; translated from the coding sequence ATGTACTTCGAGAAGGACCGGGCCCGCGGCATCGACGGCACGTTTATGTGGCTGATGGAAGAGATCGGCGAACTTGCGAGTTGCCTACGCAACGGCACGCACGAAGAACGGCTCGGCGAATTCGCCGACGTCATCGCGTGGCTCACCACGATCGCCAACGTCGCAGGCGTCGATCTCAACGAGGCGGTTATGCTCAAATACGGCTCGGGCTGTCCCGGCTGCCGGCTTTTCATCTGCACCTGCGACAACGCGGAGAAGCCGTGA
- a CDS encoding ABC transporter ATP-binding protein, whose protein sequence is MIETRDLTKKYGELHAVKSLNLKLDKGDVFGFIGPNGAGKTTTMRILATLLNPTWGEAYVCGYSIYVNPKEIRRAIGYMPDFFGVYDDMKVIEYLEFFAAAYRIKGPARRKVCDDVLELVDLGYKRDAFVTSLSRGMTQRLGLARVLLHDPQVLLLDEPASGLDPRARIEIRGLLKELRGMGKTIMVSSHILPELADICNKVGIIERGELLVNSDVTDVMRQVRSSIVLKIQVAAETDRACKLLSEYPAVDKVDVGPDGEITAVLKAEVVDYSELPTVLVGAGFRLKLFKPEEINLETAFMELTKGITS, encoded by the coding sequence ATGATCGAAACGCGCGACCTGACGAAAAAATACGGCGAGCTTCATGCCGTAAAATCTCTCAACCTTAAGTTGGACAAGGGAGATGTTTTCGGCTTCATCGGTCCCAACGGCGCCGGCAAGACGACGACGATGCGCATCCTCGCCACGTTGCTCAACCCGACCTGGGGCGAAGCGTATGTTTGCGGTTATTCGATCTACGTCAATCCGAAGGAAATCCGGCGCGCGATCGGCTACATGCCCGACTTTTTCGGCGTGTACGACGACATGAAGGTGATCGAGTATCTGGAATTCTTCGCCGCCGCTTATCGCATCAAAGGGCCTGCGCGCCGCAAGGTGTGCGACGATGTGCTCGAGCTCGTCGACCTCGGCTATAAACGGGACGCGTTCGTGACGAGTCTTTCGCGCGGTATGACGCAGCGTCTCGGCCTTGCTCGCGTCTTGTTGCACGACCCGCAAGTGCTATTGCTCGACGAACCGGCTAGCGGTCTCGACCCGCGGGCCCGCATCGAGATTCGCGGGCTCTTGAAGGAGCTGCGCGGCATGGGAAAAACCATCATGGTTTCCAGCCATATCCTGCCGGAATTGGCCGACATCTGCAACAAAGTCGGGATCATCGAGCGCGGTGAATTGCTGGTGAATTCCGACGTCACCGATGTGATGCGTCAAGTCCGCAGCAGCATCGTGCTCAAGATCCAAGTCGCCGCGGAAACAGATCGAGCCTGCAAGCTATTGAGCGAGTATCCCGCCGTCGATAAGGTCGACGTAGGGCCGGACGGCGAGATCACGGCGGTGCTCAAAGCCGAGGTAGTCGACTATTCCGAGTTGCCGACCGTGCTGGTTGGCGCAGGTTTCAGGCTCAAGCTCTTCAAGCCGGAAGAGATCAACCTCGAAACGGCCTTCATGGAACTCACGAAGGGGATCACGTCCTAG